AGCAAGGCTGTGTTGCgtgcttctccctccttcctgctgcccaTCTGCTGGACCAGCCTGCGCTGCTGGGAAATGCTCAACACCAAGTGCCCTGCCACCCTCCCTGGCTGCAAGTGAGCACAAGGGTCCTTCCTCACAACCCTCTGGCAGGGGTCCTCTTACACAATCCCAAACCTCAGATCTTGTCTGTCTGTGTGACCCAAGACAGTGCTGCAtgatgcagcacagcagaaaacagcagagaccTCTCTCCAGCATGGAGATGATTCCCCCTCCAAGCCAAACCCCAGCTGATACCTATCTCCATCCAGTGCCTCCATGATATAATGAGGTTTTGGAGTCTCCTGCGCTATCCCACCAGCAGTCTGGCAGTGTTGGAGAAAATGGGCCACCTCATGGAACTGGTGCAAACAGCCTTCCTACTGCAGCAGCACTAgcttctccccccacccccccccgggATCTTAGGAACCAgagggttttatttctcctttgcaaAGGGATTATTACCAATAGAGCAAGATGAAGACAACAGCTAGCTTTGTCCACATGAAGTTTGATAAACAATTATCAGTAAGAGCACTGAAATCCTAAAGTAACGAAGAAAAGTCAGCTGCACCCACGTGTAATAGAGCTTAGCACCTGACAGATGGCACACTGGATATAGAACACATTCCCACCCAATAGAGCGGGTCGATGGTCAGATTTCCGCCTTCAAATTACAAGGTTGGTGGAGAACACCCGCCAGCCAGCAAGAACCAGGCACTTTATCTTCACAGTGCTAAATTATAATATGGAGTTTCATCTTAGCAGCAAAGACCACAGCAAGCATTAAGCCAGGTGTATTATAAAGCTGCTACTCTTACCCTGTTAGTATAAAACTGTACCTGAAACCTTTGCTTTAGTAATTTGGAACTGCTTTAAACACTCCAAAGTCAACAGGACTTTCAGCCTCTCTCTGATTGCACGCCTAGTGCCTGTTTCCGGATTCTGGTTCCTCGAGCATTTCAGGAGCCTTTGTCTGCAGCTGCAAGGACTCTGCTGACAAGCACTGGCATGGTGCACAAGACTGAATTTGTATCTTCCATGCAGAGATGCTTCAGGCCAGGGCCACACGACCAAGAGATTCCAGAGCATGACACAGCACTGACTGGGAGCTGTAGCAGAATTGCTCCTGGGGGTGCTTTTACTCCAGATTAAGGATTTTTACCAAGTTTGCCATAACACTACGGCTACTATGAGTCAGCAAACCTCAGCAAGTCTCACTGTGCAGACCAGCGCTTCGGTTCTGCCTGGACTACCCGACAAAAGCTCAGGCTTTCACTCAAGCCAGGAGAGCCTTTTGAGCTCTCTGTCAGCCGACGAGCGCGCAGACTTTGCTCCACAGGCAGTCTGCAAGCGCCGCGGGTAGGGTCAGGCTCTAAGTAAGCTGACCATGCCGGGGTGCAGGCGACGCCCCGCCGCTCTCCGCTCACCGCAGTCACTTCCCCCGAAGCCTGCTCCCGGAGGGAAGGAGAAGTCAGGGAGGAGGGTCACGGCGCCCgctgtattttctttgccaTCAGGATAATCACATAATAAGCACGCATTCAGAGCACTCGCTCCACCCGAGCTCCCTCCCCACCGCGTTCCCCGCAGCCGGAGAGGCAAGCCAGCTCCCGCGGCCCTCACTCACCCTGGGGCGCGGCGCAGAGTAGCCGATCGCGGTACGTTCGGAGCCGGAAGCGAGGCCGCGCCCGGGGCCGGGTCTGCCCGCGGCAGCGCCCGCAGGCGGGGCCCCACCGTGTCCAGCCCTCCGCTGCCGGCAGCGCGGGGCGGTGCTTATCGACTGCGTGGGGCTCTCGGGTGCGTCTTGAGAGGTGAGTTTAACGGGGATTCAGGTGGCTCTGCGGAGGGTTTTGCCGTGCAAAAATACACTACGGAGTTTGCTGAGGGCGCACCTGTCCTACTTGGTAGTTCTGCATATGTGTCACCAGCGCACACGTTTCCTTCACGGAATGCACTGCTGTGTCCACTCCTAACCATTTTTGTCATACCGATTATACCTAAGACAGAGATTGCAGCTTTGATTCGCAGTCTGCAGTTTAACGGCTTTAAGAGAGTATACCATGCTTGCTGaaatcttcagcttttcctttctatttcacCAGATCCTGCTAGTACTGGATGAAGAAGCCAGTGTTTCACATGTCAAGTCGATGTACTTGGTCATGTAAACAGATACTTTTCTTGGCAATTACCAACGTTAGAGATATGAAAGATCTTACCTCTCCCTTTTTTCTGGTCTGCATATGGGACTTTGACATCGAAACACAAGACATTTCCAAGAATACTTGGAGTGTGTGTAAGCCAtgttttttacattaattttgagATACATGATACAAAACTGAAGCTGAACTTTGCATTTCTGTCAATGTTCATAAACCGGTGGAAGTGCACGGGGTGTGGCTGTAGGGGGACAGATGATGCCTTTCGCTGTCAACAAGTGTAATGGGGAAGCAAGCAAGACCCAGTGGGATCCTGGGCCCTTAAAAGTCCTGGATTTAATCTCTTTGCTCACGTACCTGCCTTTCCACAGCAGAAAGTTTGTGGATTCCCCGGGGCTCCAGTAAGCTATCTAAGCTGGTCCAAACAATCTCTGCTGGGCTTTCTGGCCAGGGAGGGCTTGGTAAACCCCGTGGCTAGAGCACAGTGCTGGGGCCTTTCCCATGTTTCAGATCGTACCTCTTCAAGCAGGTCCCTATGGCCCTGCTTTTCTGTGGTCTCATGGTAAAGCTGAAGTGTAAATGCCTGGCACTGTGCACACCTCTCAAGTGCTCCACCCAAACGAATATTTTGCCAGTGTCCTGGATCCCAGTGGAAGAAGACAAGTAGAGGTAGCACAGGGAGAGAAACTGGAGCAGAGACTTTCGTCtcttgcagttttatttcacttcaggggaaaaaaaaaaaaaaagcatctaaaGTGAGAGATCATGTGGGAAATGAGGCAGGAAGGGCCTGCCTTCAGTTCCCATGAGTTCAGAAGGATTTGTAGGGCGATCCTAAGTGACTgtgtcttcctcttcctcctcctctccctttgaGATGTGGACTTCATAGATGACAGCACAGATGCCAGCCAGCCAGGCTGCCACAGTGCCGGCAAAGAATATGCAGAAGCCAGCGAGACACAGAAAGATGTAGTCTTGCTTGTACAGCTGCATCAGACAGTTGAAGTGGAGCTGTGCTTCCACTGCAGGCATTTTCAGGGCATGCAAGCCTTCTGGGGTATAGCAGGTAACATTGTCAGCatctgcagagggaaaagcagaagcaagacTCTTGCCTATGTCTTAAGTGTTAGTGAATAGAAGTCCTGATAGAAAAATGGTGGAGAGGTGTGAAAAATGTCTACAGACTTCACACCCCTCTCTCTCCATGGCTGAGGTAAAACAAGACAGGCAGACCCTTGCCCAACCACAACTGCCAGATTGCCTGAATGATTTTTGTGGTGTTGCCTCCATACATAGGAAAATACTGTCTGTTGGATTGTGCCACTGTGGCAAACTGCTGTCCCTGCACTGCTCTCTGCTGATTGagcacttttattttaatataagaGAActtgtgtggggttttttaatctcaaaCACCTTCTGAAGGGATACAGTCTCAGTTATGCTGGAATAAAGCGTCGTGTGTGCATTTGACAATTAGGGTGGTTTGCAGTTAGGCATAGCCTCACCTGCTCTGTGAGAAAGAGGAAACTCATCAATGATTCAGTTCCACTGAAATAACAACTATACCCTGTCGTACTGTAATATATGTAGTGACAAAACAGGTACTGGTTTTCCCTCTGAAGGCCAAGCATGGTAAAAGCACCATCTCCTTCTGGTGCATGTGGAAACACAGGGTGCTCTTGGCCAGAGCCCTCTCCTTGCCTGGCAGGTTTTGTGTTCCCCAGAGCAGACACAGGCTTGTCACTGCTTGGTGCATGGGGTAGATGGGCCTGAGGGAAAGGGAGCagtggagaggaggagggtTCAGTGTATTATCTCTGATCTTGCTGCTAAGAACAGTACTTTACACTGTTTCATAACTGCCTGTAACCTCTATGTGGAAAATACTTTACTGTCTATAGGGAGCTTACTACAGCTAATAAGACACAGGGATGTCTTTAATTTGGTTCTGTCCTAACACCAGCTTCCAtttgcctttcccttttttccccttgggcTCTTTTGTGGCCCTTTCTTACTTGATGGACAGACTTTCTCaaacaatttctcttttgctgctcTCTCTCTATTGTGTCGTGTGTTACTGAAAGCCAAGCTTTCTTCATCAAtatgtgctgtgctgtgttccTCGGCAGTTTGGAAAAATTGAGtccatgtgctgcagctgcagaacaaaGCTTTGCCCTTGGGACCAGTGTTTTCCTGGGAAAGGGAACTGGCGATTACCCTGCCTCATGAACACTTGGTGTCTATAGCCCAGTTGTAGAATCTCTCAATATGATGGGAAACAGCTGATCTTGGGATCCCAGGTGATGTAAAGAAGTCTTGGAGACCCTGTTTTCAAGAAATGGCTTTTATTCAGCAgcaagctgtgctgtgctgctgcagctcatggGACTCAATGCTCACCTGCATTGTGCATACAGctattattttggaaaagataaaataaaagagTGCAAATTTCCTTTAAGGTGCTGGAGGAATAGTGGGACCCATATGGAGCCTCCCAGCCATAAGGATACGGATGCTTTTCTGAGCTCAACTTATGTTCTGTTTCACTCTGACCAGGAAATGTCAGCTGGGACCCAAACCAGAGCTCCTATGGGAACAGCAAAATGTCCTTCTCTGACTTCTGAGCATTGGGTCACATTTGGTACAGAGAATCAGCCAAATGTACCTGCTCTGAGGGCTGAGGAGCATGGTCACAGCTGGAGGTTGCAGGATTTGTAATTTTTATCTGCCTTAGCATAACAGCTGCTATGTTCTTAAGGCAAAGTGCATTGTGTACTCTATTCACGTATGGTAAAGGGCTAGCAGGGGTCAGGGTGTGATCACAGCCCCACAGAAGTCAGCACCTAAACTCTCACTGGCTTCCACACTACCCAAACTTTTCCCAGAGACTCTGTCAGTGGAAGATGACAGCAGAAGAGCTGACTGGCTTTCAGCctggctttgttttcagcattgAGTGGAATTGCTGCCTTAGAGGTTGTGTGGATGAGGTCTGCCTGCCAGGGACGTTGTGTGGGAAGAGGCTAGCGGAAGGTGTTCCAGGTGTAAGGAACACTGGTGGATGGTGAGAGCTCAAGGCTGGAgaggctgctctgagcaggTCAGAACAGAGGCAGCATTTCCGCAGAAGGAGGGGGCTTAACTGATCGTTATACACACACTGGTACTGTGGCAGCACCAAAATGATCAGAGCAGGAGACGAGGCAGaaaattcagcagcagctttcccacTGCTTATTTCCCCAGAGCAGTGTTGGGCTTCTTATTCTTGGCACTGCAGCCACAAGGTGCTGTGACTCGCAGGCACCTTCTGAGGCTGAAACCAGGCATTTTAGAGCAGCAACAATGTTCTAGCTACAGGGTACACCTTCCTGACTGTCCTGAGGGTGTGAGCAAGAATGGCTCACGGCTGTCTGTGCGTGGAGCACAGGTAACCCAGCTGCTCCAATTTGTGTTTTGTGCAAAACCAGAGCATGGGACATGCAGTGGCACAGCCCCGTGAGCTGAAGTTTTGAGAAGGAGAACAGAGGGCCCTCTCCGTTCCACAAAGATCTGCAGTAGGGAGAAGAGAGGTCCTGTTCACACAGCCCTCACCTGGAAAATGAATGTTGCTCTCTGACATCCAGGTGATGAAGTCCAGAAGGGAACAGTTGCAGTGCCACAGGTTGTCACTGAGCCCCAGAAACCTCAGGTTGGGCAGGTCTTGCACAGTGCTGGTGTCCAGGAATGTTAAGCCTGTCCGGCTCACATCCAGGTGCCTCAGCCAGGTGTTGTTGGCAAAAGCATCCTTCTCAATGGCCACAAGGTTGGGATTGTCCGAGATCTTCAGTACCACCAGGCTGAGGAGGGGTGAGAAAGTGCTGAAGGTGACCTGTGTGAGACTGTTGAAGCTGAGGTCCAGATAGACAAGCTTGGCCACACCAATGAAAGTGAAATCCAAGTCATGCCCTAAGAGGTTCTTCTTGCAGTCCAGATAGACCAAATCAGTCAAGAAACTCAATTCCACTGTGGGCAGGTACGAGATGTTGTTTGCTGCCAGAATCAGCTGCCTGGTATCCAGTGGGATGGCCACAGGGAACTCCTGCAACTGCTGCCCTGTGCAGTTCACTTCCAGGTACTGACAGCTACACCTTCTTGGGCAGTTGATCCTCTCTGatgccatccccatccccaaaaGAAACATGAGGCTCAGGGGCTGTGGTCTGCCTGAAGGAAACATGGTCTAAGAGCTTGCAGACTGCTCAGCCTTTTGGGGACTGTGAGCAGCCCTATGGAAGCTACATTACTGTCACAGCCATGCCA
This genomic window from Strigops habroptila isolate Jane chromosome 8, bStrHab1.2.pri, whole genome shotgun sequence contains:
- the LRRC52 gene encoding leucine-rich repeat-containing protein 52 — translated: MFPSGRPQPLSLMFLLGMGMASERINCPRRCSCQYLEVNCTGQQLQEFPVAIPLDTRQLILAANNISYLPTVELSFLTDLVYLDCKKNLLGHDLDFTFIGVAKLVYLDLSFNSLTQVTFSTFSPLLSLVVLKISDNPNLVAIEKDAFANNTWLRHLDVSRTGLTFLDTSTVQDLPNLRFLGLSDNLWHCNCSLLDFITWMSESNIHFPDADNVTCYTPEGLHALKMPAVEAQLHFNCLMQLYKQDYIFLCLAGFCIFFAGTVAAWLAGICAVIYEVHISKGEEEEEEDTVT